The genomic DNA GGCGCCCCGGTCCGGGTCCGGACTATCGCGGCCGCTACAGCCCCCGGCCGCGGCCCGGCTACCGCTACGGCTATCACTATCGCGGCGGGTACGGCTACTACCGACCGTGGTATGGGCCGCGCTGGCACCGCCACGTCGGGTTCGCCCGCTACGGCCGCCCGCGGGTCTACGGCACCTACTTCTACTTCCCCGGCTTCTCCTTCGGCGCCGGGTTCGGCTACGCGCCGCACGTCCACGTCGGCGCCGGCATTCCGTACTCCGGCTATGGCTACCCCTACGGCTGGTACGACCCTTACGTCCGCTACGGCTACGCGCACGTCGCGGACGCGTATACGGGATTCCTCCGCCTGAAGGTCCGCCCGCGCGCCGCGGAGGTCTACGTCGACGGGTACTTCGTCGGAATCGTGAACGAGTTCGACGGCATGTTCCAGCGATTGCGGATCGAGGAGGGAGCGCACACGGTCGAGGTGCGGCATCCCGGCTACGAGCCGCTCACGCTGGACGTGCTCATCGTGCCGGGCGAGAAGGTCACGTTCGAGGGAGACCTGATCCCGCTCCCCTAGGAGGGTCGGAATCCGGGGCGGCGGCCGCGCCGGTCACGGCTGCCGCCCGCGCTCCGCACCGCAGCTCCAGCACACCGTGAACTGCTCTTCGATCGACTCGCCGCACGACCGGCAACGCCAGACCGCCCCGCCCTCCGCCTCCGCCGGCGCCTGCCTTCCCGCGGCGTAGTCGTCGGCAATCTCGACAGCGCGGGCGTAGCGTCCCCCGTCGTCGTCGTCGAGCACCCACACGGACGTACGCATCTCGACGAAGGAGAGAGTGCCGCCCTGCAGCGGCACCATGTCGTCGCCCCGGACGACGGCCTCGATCCCCTCGACCTCGAGCAGGCCGCGGAGGACGTGCGCATCGCCCGGACCGTCCGCCTCGTAGATCTTCTTCAGATCGGCCATTTCCCTTCATACCATGGACCGTGGACCGCGCGCGCTACGTATACTCGACGTGATGGATACCGACCGGCGCGAGGACGACTTCTTCGAGGTCTACACGAAGGACCTGACTGGCGAGGACGTCCAGCGCCTCTTCACGCGCGACGCCCGCGACGCGTACCGGTTCTTCACCCGCCACATCGACGAAGGGGCGTTCGCCGGGCTGCCGCCGCTGCAGCGGTTCACCCTGCGCGCGCGCCTCGTGTTCCTCGCCTTCACGCTGAAGCTGTCGCCGGCCCGCCGGGCGCTGTTCGGGATCGCGCTCGTGGCGACCGTCGTGGGCCTGATCGAGCTCTTCGAGGGCATCGGCCTGGTCCGTGTGCCCGTCGTTCCGTTCCTCGTCAGCGTCCCGCTCCCCAGTCTGGTCTGGTCCGACGGCACCGGCTGGCTGGCGATCGGCTTCGTGCTGGTCAACCTGCTGGTGCTGCTCGAGGTGGCGGATCGCCTGAGCCTGAAGAACGACCTGGAGGTGGCCCGCGAGATCCAGCTCGCGATGCTGCCGCAGAAGATCCACGCCATCCGGGGCCTCGAAGCCGCCGGCCGCACCCGGCCCGCGAACACCGTGGGCGGGGACTGCTACGACATCCTGCGGCTGCCGGAGGGCCGGCTGCTGCTGATGCTGGGCGACGTCTCCGGCAAGGGCAGCCCCGCCGCGCTCCTGATGGCCCTCGCCATCGCGATGTTGCGGACGCTGGCCGCGGAGAACCTGACGCTGGTCGGCCTGATGGAGCGGCTCAACCGGCTGGTCTACGAGCAGACCCCCGGGTCGCGGTTCATCACGATGTTCGTCGCCGCCATCGACCCCGCCACCTGGACGCTCACCTACATCAACGCGGGGCAGACGCCGCCGCTGCTCCGCCGGCAGGCCGGCGAGATCGAGGCGCTCGCGACCGGCGGCATCGCCCTCGGGATGTTCGACCGCGCCACCTACGAGGCGGCCGAGCTGACCCTCGATCCCGGGGATCTACTGGTCGCCTACAGCGACGGCGTCACGGAAGCGGAGAGCCCGGCGGGCGTGCCGTTCGACGAGATCGGACTCCGGCATCTGATCGAGACGCATCACGCCGACGGTCTCGACGACCTCGGCGAGGCGATCGTGGCGGCGGTGGTGGCGCATGCGGACAGCGCCCGGCTGGCGGACGACCTGACCGTGCTCGCGGCGCGGCGCCTGCCGCCGGTCCCTCCCGGTGTCTGACTGCGCTTCATCCGACGGCGCCAGAACGTTCCCGCCCGGACTTCCCGGTAGGAGCCACCGGAGCCGCACCGCGCCGGTCGATCCCGGATAGAATAGGCCGCACAAGGGAGTTGCCATGCCAGTTACACGCCGCCGCTTTCTCACCGATTCCACCGCGGCCGCGGCCGGCGCCGGCGCCGCCTCGCTGCTGCCCACCACCGTCCGCGCCCGCGCGCAGGGCGTCTCGCCGAGCGACAGGATCGTCGTCGGCGTCATCGGCTGCAACGGGATGGGCTTCTCGAACCTGCGCTCGCTGCTGCGGATGGACGAGGTGGAGTGCGGGGCGCTGTGCGACGTCGACGCCGGCGTGCTCGAACGGCGCAAGCGCGACGTGGAGGAAATGACGTCGGTCACGCCGAAGGTGTACGGCGACTACC from Acidobacteriota bacterium includes the following:
- a CDS encoding PP2C family protein-serine/threonine phosphatase, whose amino-acid sequence is MDRGPRALRILDVMDTDRREDDFFEVYTKDLTGEDVQRLFTRDARDAYRFFTRHIDEGAFAGLPPLQRFTLRARLVFLAFTLKLSPARRALFGIALVATVVGLIELFEGIGLVRVPVVPFLVSVPLPSLVWSDGTGWLAIGFVLVNLLVLLEVADRLSLKNDLEVAREIQLAMLPQKIHAIRGLEAAGRTRPANTVGGDCYDILRLPEGRLLLMLGDVSGKGSPAALLMALAIAMLRTLAAENLTLVGLMERLNRLVYEQTPGSRFITMFVAAIDPATWTLTYINAGQTPPLLRRQAGEIEALATGGIALGMFDRATYEAAELTLDPGDLLVAYSDGVTEAESPAGVPFDEIGLRHLIETHHADGLDDLGEAIVAAVVAHADSARLADDLTVLAARRLPPVPPGV
- a CDS encoding PEGA domain-containing protein, translated to MQVGGGGRGRRPAVIDTHGRAVPRARGGRRPGPGPDYRGRYSPRPRPGYRYGYHYRGGYGYYRPWYGPRWHRHVGFARYGRPRVYGTYFYFPGFSFGAGFGYAPHVHVGAGIPYSGYGYPYGWYDPYVRYGYAHVADAYTGFLRLKVRPRAAEVYVDGYFVGIVNEFDGMFQRLRIEEGAHTVEVRHPGYEPLTLDVLIVPGEKVTFEGDLIPLP
- a CDS encoding DUF2007 domain-containing protein, producing MADLKKIYEADGPGDAHVLRGLLEVEGIEAVVRGDDMVPLQGGTLSFVEMRTSVWVLDDDDGGRYARAVEIADDYAAGRQAPAEAEGGAVWRCRSCGESIEEQFTVCWSCGAERGRQP